One region of Flavobacterium sp. KACC 22763 genomic DNA includes:
- a CDS encoding ion channel — translation MIAQKDRFLYRIWTQEKGLSGMLILLFIMHFIVIPFFGSYMRFMTAVNIFWILFLFAGIIALSKHKKQAFLISIIPFLFIITQWINYFEHNIFILFADLILSVAIMLLLITLVLIKVLEPGPVTTYRIVGSIVVYMLLVHFWSTLYLFLFQHIDGSFQITESKFTSNSDLASFMYFSYICITSTGFGEIAPLHPLARSLVQIEVLTGVLYPIILIGRLVSDANFSINKTGK, via the coding sequence ATGATAGCACAAAAAGACCGTTTTTTATATCGTATTTGGACGCAAGAGAAAGGACTCAGTGGTATGCTGATACTCTTGTTTATCATGCATTTTATTGTCATTCCGTTTTTTGGCAGTTATATGCGTTTTATGACAGCAGTTAATATATTTTGGATACTATTTCTTTTCGCTGGAATTATAGCTTTATCAAAACATAAAAAGCAAGCTTTTCTTATTTCTATAATTCCCTTTTTATTTATTATAACACAATGGATTAATTATTTTGAACATAATATTTTTATCCTATTTGCCGATCTTATTCTCTCGGTTGCCATTATGCTGCTTCTCATTACTTTGGTTTTAATAAAAGTTTTGGAGCCTGGTCCTGTAACTACTTATCGCATTGTGGGCTCGATTGTCGTGTATATGCTTTTGGTTCATTTTTGGTCTACGCTTTATTTATTTCTTTTTCAGCATATTGATGGTTCTTTTCAAATAACAGAATCAAAGTTTACAAGCAATAGCGATCTGGCTAGTTTTATGTATTTCAGTTATATCTGTATCACATCAACAGGTTTTGGCGAAATAGCGCCTCTTCATCCTTTGGCTCGCTCTCTGGTTCAGATTGAGGTGCTTACAGGAGTTTTATATCCGATAATCTTGATTGGAAGGCTGGTTTCAGATGCCAATTTCTCTATTAATAAGACTGGGAAGTAA
- a CDS encoding MFS transporter yields MFAGKKRSLFTLTGLYILTIPFFNGLNVTTYDNSQILGHFGPSTTAFSYAVYIPIFAMLAFLPLGLKLGKQIKVRTMILSVSFLSLLFNTASLFAPTIAWFVLCRSLLAIVSIIGIFASMVPILLKYNPALNMALMYGIFQFIQKGSQHLYQYLGAHFVSFHNWTFGIYFLNVNFLICIVLAWYFYKADVAPLKAKFQFDWRGWIILILFFTIILFLCAEGQTRNWFSDPKVTLASAVLFIVAGIYLLHVRFTAEPLINPDVYKFKNVIPGAFLMFYIGLINGTGSVITGYMTNILGFDPVLGAVTHLSLLIGLCISIPLSTYLLFKRIYLATIWVIGFACYGMYHIILFFRFYPGIDASDFYLPLIFKGLGMGFLFPVSLLYISEGIPPNLSTSRMMTGIIAQAVFASLLGGAVLGTFISNMNVQHKTGLSQQLSPINKQAEQQLENSKRQFLYMGLSDAEAQKKAEKSLSNQTSQASMLLAYKDIYLVMSAVCFLPIFIILLFKLWRRPIGRVEVEPIPI; encoded by the coding sequence ATGTTTGCAGGGAAAAAAAGGAGCCTTTTTACACTGACAGGATTATATATCCTGACGATTCCTTTTTTTAACGGACTCAATGTTACGACTTATGATAATTCGCAGATATTAGGACATTTTGGGCCTTCTACGACCGCTTTTAGTTATGCGGTTTACATTCCCATTTTTGCAATGCTTGCTTTTTTGCCTTTAGGATTAAAACTGGGAAAACAGATTAAGGTTCGTACCATGATTTTATCCGTTTCATTTTTGTCTCTGCTTTTCAACACGGCTTCATTATTTGCGCCAACGATCGCTTGGTTTGTTTTATGCCGTTCTCTTTTGGCAATAGTTTCTATTATTGGAATATTTGCTTCGATGGTGCCTATTTTATTAAAGTACAATCCTGCTCTTAATATGGCTTTGATGTACGGAATTTTTCAGTTTATACAGAAAGGAAGTCAGCATTTGTATCAATATTTAGGAGCACATTTTGTGAGTTTTCATAACTGGACGTTTGGAATTTATTTCCTGAATGTCAATTTTTTAATTTGTATTGTTCTGGCTTGGTATTTTTATAAAGCTGATGTGGCACCTCTAAAAGCCAAATTTCAATTTGATTGGAGAGGTTGGATTATCCTGATTTTATTTTTTACCATTATCCTTTTTTTATGTGCTGAAGGACAAACTAGAAATTGGTTTAGCGATCCTAAAGTAACGTTGGCTTCTGCAGTTTTATTTATTGTGGCGGGAATCTATCTGCTTCATGTTCGTTTTACCGCAGAACCTTTAATTAATCCAGATGTTTACAAATTTAAGAATGTCATTCCGGGGGCATTTTTGATGTTTTATATCGGATTAATAAATGGAACAGGAAGTGTCATAACAGGGTATATGACCAATATATTAGGTTTTGATCCCGTTCTGGGAGCGGTAACGCATCTTTCGCTTTTAATTGGGTTATGCATCTCGATTCCGCTTTCGACTTATCTTTTATTCAAACGAATTTATCTGGCTACGATTTGGGTAATTGGTTTCGCTTGCTACGGAATGTATCATATTATACTTTTTTTCAGATTCTATCCAGGAATCGATGCATCTGATTTTTATCTGCCATTAATTTTTAAAGGTTTAGGAATGGGGTTTCTGTTTCCAGTTTCGCTCTTATATATATCAGAAGGAATTCCTCCAAATTTGAGTACATCACGCATGATGACTGGAATTATCGCTCAGGCTGTTTTTGCTTCTTTACTCGGAGGCGCTGTTTTAGGAACTTTTATTTCAAATATGAATGTGCAGCATAAAACGGGTTTAAGCCAGCAATTGAGTCCGATAAATAAACAAGCCGAACAGCAGCTGGAAAACTCAAAAAGACAATTTTTATATATGGGATTATCAGATGCTGAAGCGCAGAAAAAAGCAGAAAAAAGTCTTTCTAATCAGACCTCTCAGGCTTCTATGTTATTGGCCTATAAAGATATTTATCTCGTAATGTCGGCAGTTTGTTTTCTGCCCATTTTCATTATTCTGCTTTTTAAACTTTGGCGAAGACCAATTGGAAGAGTAGAAGTAGAGCCGATACCGATTTGA
- a CDS encoding MFS transporter yields MSQNEKSIYTLQFILLCLSSLLFSSSFNMMIPELPNYLSSLGGAEYKGLIISLFTLTAAISRPFSGKLTDKWGRVPVMAIGSSVCVVCGFLYPILSSVSGFLLLRLVHGFSTGFKPTSTSAYVADIIPQHRWGEALGMHGLCFSIGGALGPALGSMIVNSYGINVMFYTSSFLAFFSIIIVMNMKETLATKEKLNWSMFIIGKNDIVDRNVFPAGIITFLSYTAFGLILTLIPDWSEHLGATNKGLFFTAFTVASVMVRFGAGKVSDRHGRPKVIMAGLIITSIALFVISAGRDIQMLLIGAGIYGIGTGILSPAISAWTIDMSNPEHRGKAVATMYISMELGIGLGALLGGTYYNDQIDRIPQIIRFDILVLILGIAYLTYWARNKRRIKA; encoded by the coding sequence ATGTCACAAAACGAAAAATCAATTTATACCTTACAATTCATTTTACTTTGTTTGAGTTCCCTATTATTTTCATCAAGTTTTAATATGATGATACCTGAACTTCCAAATTACTTAAGCAGTCTAGGAGGAGCAGAATACAAAGGGCTTATCATTTCATTATTTACATTGACGGCAGCAATTTCGCGCCCTTTCAGCGGTAAGCTTACCGATAAATGGGGACGCGTTCCTGTTATGGCAATAGGTTCTTCGGTTTGTGTGGTATGCGGATTTTTGTATCCAATTTTGAGTTCTGTTTCAGGATTTTTATTGTTGCGTTTGGTTCATGGTTTTTCAACAGGATTTAAACCTACATCAACTTCGGCTTATGTGGCAGATATTATTCCGCAGCACAGATGGGGAGAAGCGCTCGGAATGCACGGATTATGTTTTAGTATCGGAGGGGCATTAGGACCAGCGCTAGGAAGTATGATTGTGAATTCGTACGGAATCAATGTGATGTTTTACACTTCTTCATTTTTAGCCTTCTTTTCAATTATTATTGTAATGAATATGAAGGAAACTCTTGCGACAAAAGAAAAATTGAATTGGTCAATGTTCATTATAGGAAAAAATGATATTGTTGATAGAAATGTGTTTCCAGCAGGAATTATTACTTTTCTTTCGTACACCGCATTCGGACTTATTTTAACTTTAATTCCAGATTGGAGCGAACATTTGGGCGCAACAAATAAAGGATTATTTTTTACGGCTTTTACTGTCGCATCGGTTATGGTACGTTTTGGCGCAGGAAAAGTTTCCGATAGACATGGAAGACCAAAAGTTATCATGGCGGGATTAATCATAACTTCAATTGCTCTTTTTGTAATAAGTGCAGGAAGAGACATTCAGATGTTATTAATTGGAGCTGGAATTTACGGAATCGGTACTGGTATTTTGTCACCAGCAATTAGCGCATGGACTATTGACATGAGTAATCCTGAACATAGAGGAAAAGCAGTGGCAACAATGTATATTTCGATGGAACTTGGAATCGGTTTAGGCGCTCTTTTAGGTGGAACTTATTATAACGATCAAATTGACCGTATACCGCAAATCATTAGGTTTGATATACTGGTGTTAATTCTAGGGATTGCATATCTTACGTATTGGGCAAGAAATAAAAGG
- a CDS encoding AI-2E family transporter, whose amino-acid sequence MKTINSNKKKELFDTILQLFFIFLLVGFCLKLLLPFFMPILWAVILSVVFYPIFNSLQKILKGRKALASVVITILIIAIMVLPLIYFLKAATGNFLELKNSFEAGTLKISPPGASIKEWPIIGKPLYEFLLSMSTDLEQGVVKYQDQIKELSSKIMASILSSGAAFLQFILSVIIAGVLLVSPGGKAFFMKFLKKIAGNEAEEIMTISVSTIYQVVKGILGVAVIQTIIQAIGLFWADIPYAGILTLICLIFSILQIGPIIINIGVIIYLFSTGDSGHAVFWTIFFIISGLSDNVLKPLLLGKGALVPMLVIFLGVIGGFIMSGFIGLFVGPIVFSIGYKLFVAWLDDNAEPVAEPEEDIERV is encoded by the coding sequence ATGAAAACAATCAATTCGAATAAAAAGAAAGAACTCTTTGATACTATTTTGCAGTTATTTTTCATATTTCTCCTTGTTGGGTTTTGTCTTAAGCTGCTGTTGCCTTTTTTTATGCCTATTCTGTGGGCTGTAATATTATCTGTTGTATTTTATCCGATATTTAATTCATTACAGAAAATATTAAAAGGAAGAAAAGCATTGGCATCGGTTGTCATTACTATTTTGATTATTGCCATTATGGTGTTGCCTCTCATTTATTTTCTGAAAGCGGCAACGGGAAATTTTTTAGAACTGAAAAATAGTTTTGAAGCAGGAACACTTAAAATTAGTCCGCCGGGTGCTTCTATAAAAGAATGGCCCATAATAGGTAAACCGCTCTATGAGTTTTTACTTTCAATGTCAACAGATTTAGAACAAGGCGTTGTTAAATATCAAGATCAGATAAAAGAATTGTCTTCTAAAATTATGGCAAGTATTTTGAGCTCTGGTGCAGCATTTTTGCAATTTATACTTTCGGTTATTATTGCAGGAGTTTTATTGGTATCGCCAGGAGGAAAAGCTTTCTTTATGAAATTCCTGAAAAAAATTGCAGGAAATGAAGCTGAAGAAATTATGACGATTTCGGTTTCAACTATTTACCAAGTGGTTAAAGGGATTTTGGGAGTTGCGGTTATTCAGACCATTATTCAAGCTATCGGCTTGTTTTGGGCTGATATTCCGTATGCGGGAATATTGACTTTGATTTGTTTGATATTTTCTATTTTACAGATTGGACCTATTATAATTAATATTGGAGTGATCATTTATCTTTTCTCAACTGGAGATTCTGGTCACGCCGTTTTTTGGACTATATTTTTTATCATCAGCGGATTGTCTGATAATGTCTTAAAGCCTTTATTATTAGGAAAAGGAGCTCTTGTACCTATGCTTGTGATTTTTTTAGGTGTGATAGGCGGTTTTATTATGTCAGGTTTCATCGGGTTATTTGTTGGGCCTATTGTATTTTCAATAGGATATAAATTGTTTGTAGCATGGTTGGATGATAATGCGGAACCTGTTGCAGAACCAGAAGAAGATATTGAGAGGGTTTAA
- a CDS encoding DUF763 domain-containing protein yields MKRSGTADLPLHYGHVPLWLAERMSKLGLAIVETIAMEFSTAEVISKLSNPFWFQSFGAVMGMDWHSSGITTSVLGALKKSVNPHSKELGIYICGGKGKHSMATPQELLFVGEKTGLDGINLASCSRLTAKVDNTAIQDGFQLYQHNFIVDNKGQWAVIQQGMNPNSRTARRYHWHSQDLKSFINEPHTFIYGENQGSILNLTANEATKSREGILELVKESPVKIIKEMQHLSMPAHHDVRMEDVNMKRLGAMLWATHENKPEDFEELLLLKGMGPRALQSLALVSEIIYGTPTRFEDPARFSFAHGGKDGHPFPVPVKIYDETIDTLQRAINRAKIGNSDKLSAIQKLSEISRKAEESFTPNSNFDALIQREREESYKYGGKTVFGDAKPPKKKPINPYNQLELF; encoded by the coding sequence ATGAAACGTTCCGGTACAGCAGATCTTCCTTTACATTATGGGCATGTTCCATTATGGCTTGCTGAGCGAATGTCTAAACTTGGTCTTGCCATTGTAGAAACAATTGCAATGGAATTTTCGACTGCTGAGGTCATAAGTAAATTGAGCAATCCTTTTTGGTTTCAGAGTTTTGGAGCTGTTATGGGAATGGATTGGCACTCGTCTGGAATTACTACTTCGGTTCTTGGAGCATTAAAGAAATCGGTTAATCCGCACTCGAAAGAACTTGGGATTTATATCTGCGGAGGAAAAGGAAAGCATTCTATGGCAACGCCACAAGAACTTTTGTTCGTTGGCGAAAAAACGGGTCTTGATGGAATTAATCTTGCCAGCTGCAGCCGACTTACTGCAAAAGTGGACAATACCGCCATTCAAGACGGATTTCAATTGTATCAGCATAATTTTATTGTCGATAATAAAGGGCAGTGGGCTGTTATCCAGCAGGGAATGAATCCGAATTCGCGAACTGCCAGAAGATACCATTGGCACTCGCAAGATTTAAAGTCTTTTATAAATGAACCGCATACTTTTATTTATGGCGAAAATCAAGGCTCAATTTTAAATCTTACGGCAAATGAAGCCACAAAATCTCGTGAAGGTATTTTAGAATTGGTAAAAGAATCGCCAGTTAAAATCATAAAAGAAATGCAGCATCTTTCTATGCCCGCGCATCACGATGTGAGAATGGAAGATGTGAACATGAAAAGACTGGGCGCCATGCTTTGGGCTACTCACGAAAACAAGCCCGAAGATTTTGAAGAGTTACTGCTTTTAAAAGGAATGGGGCCAAGAGCTTTGCAGTCTTTGGCTTTGGTAAGCGAAATCATTTATGGAACTCCAACTCGCTTTGAAGATCCAGCCCGTTTTTCATTTGCTCATGGTGGAAAAGATGGACATCCGTTTCCTGTTCCCGTTAAAATCTACGATGAAACTATCGATACGTTGCAAAGAGCTATTAATCGTGCTAAAATTGGGAATAGCGATAAATTAAGTGCCATTCAGAAACTATCTGAGATTTCGCGGAAAGCAGAAGAAAGTTTTACGCCAAATTCTAATTTTGATGCCTTAATTCAAAGAGAAAGAGAGGAATCTTATAAATATGGCGGAAAAACCGTTTTTGGCGATGCAAAACCTCCTAAAAAGAAACCTATAAACCCATACAATCAGCTGGAATTATTTTAA